The genomic region AAAAACTATCTGTTTAAAATGAGTTTTCTATACTCTTGAGCAGTTAGTTTTTCTTTTTTTAATCCTTTTTTACTAATTGTACCTGCAAGTTCTCTTGGAAATGCTCCAGATCTTGCCGTATTTATATGTGTAATAGCAACAGCAAGTGCGTCAGCAGCATCATCTGGTTTAGGTATCTCTTCAAGATTTAAAATTCTTGTTACCATAAGCTGTATCTGTTTCTTTTCAGCTCTTCCATAACCAGTTATACCGATTTTTACTTGAAGTGGGGTATAGTTATGTACATTGAGGTTGTTAAGCCTTCCACAAAGGACAATTACTCCACGAGCCTGACCAACTGATATAACAGTTTTATTATTTTTAAAATAGAAAAGTTCTTCAACAGCCATATCTGTAGGCTCATATTTTTTAATAATTTCAGTAAGTTCAGTATATATTTTACAGAGCCTATCTTCCATCTGCATATCTTTATCAGTAAAGATACAACCATAATCCATAACCTTAACTTTATTTCTTTCAAAATCTAAAACTGAAAAACCAACAATAGCAGTTCCTGGGTCAATCCCTAGTACTCTCATTTACTTACCACTTGACTGTGGTCAAAATCAAAATTTGTCTGTCTAAGAGCTTCGTACAGTATTATAGCTGCAGAGTTTGACAGATTAAGTGATCTTCCCATTGGTATCATTGGTATAGTGATGCATCTTTCAGGATTTTTGTGAAGTATATCTTCAGGTATACCTCTTGATTCAGGTCCAAACATAATAAAATCTGAATCTTTAAATTTTACATCGCTATATTTTTGTTTTGTTTTAGTTGTAGCATAGTAAAGTGTTATTCCTGGATTTTTTTCTAAAAATTCTTCAAATGATTCCCAGATTTTAAGATCTACAAGATGCCAATAATCAAGCCCTGCTCTTTTAATCTGTTTTTCATCAAGAGAAAATCCAAGTGGTTTTATCAAGTGAAGTGTTGAATTTGTAAGTACACATGTTCTTCCAATATTTCCAGTATTATATGGAATTTCAGGATTATATAAGACAATATTCAAAATAAATTCCTCCTAAACAAATATTATTTACTAAGAAAAATTATACACCAAAGATTATTTTTTGACAAGAAAAGTAGAAATAAAGTATAATGATATGTCAATTATGAATGATAACTTTTTAAGTAGAGTATGAGAAGATACCAATAAATAAACAGTTAACAGAAATCAAAATTGATGATATAATATAATTCGGTAAAATAGTTAATATAAATGTTTTAATTAAAAAATAATAGAGTTATTTATTAAATATTGAGAATAATTAGGAGGTATAATGAATATACAGATTTTTTATTTAGGAAGCCTTATGACTAACTGTTACCTTGTATGGGATGACAGTAAAGAGGCATACCTTTTCGATTGTGGTGGAGAAAACTTCGATAGACTTGAGACTTTTATTAAGGCCAATGGTTTAAAGTTAAAATATATGGTACTTACTCATGGGCATGGAGATCATATTGCAGGTCTTAATAAGATAAAAGAAAAATATCCAGATGCTCAGGTATATATAGGAGAAGAGGATAAAGATTTCTTATACAGAAGTGATTTAAGTCTAATTGCTTATATAACTGGAGAGGATTTCTGTTATGCAGGAGATTATATCACTGTTAAAGAAGGAGATAAAATAGGCAAATTTGAAGTAATTGACACTCCAGGTCACACAATAGGATCAAAATGTTTCTATTGTCCAGAAGCTAAACTTCTTATCTCTGGAGATACAATGTTCAGAAGAAGCTTTGGAAGATATGACCTTCCAACAAGTAGTGGAGATGACATGTATCACAGTTTAAATAAACTTTGTACTCTTCCAGAGGATACAAAGGTATATAGTGGTCACAGTGAGCAGACAACTATTGGAGAAGAAAAAGAATTTCTACATATGCAAGGAATAGTAGATTAATAGGAGGTAAAATATATGGGAAAAGATGTATTATATGACGTAGTAATAGTAGGTGGAGGACCAGCAGGACTTACAGCTGCTATCTATGCAGGAAGATCAAGATTAAAAACTTTAGTAGTAGAGAAAGAAAAAATGGGAAGCCTTTATATGGCGCATAAAATAGATAACTATCCAGGATTTCCAGAAGGAATATCAGGAGCTGAATTAAATGAGCTTATGAAAAAACAGGCTGCAAGATTTGGTGCTGAATTTGTAGATGCGACTTTATTTGGATTTGATCCATATGACGTTGAAAAAGTTGTTAAAACAGATAAGGGAAATTTCAGATGTAAAAATATAATTGTTGCAACTGGAACTGGTAAAAACTTTGGAAAGAAAATAAAAGGAGAAAAGGAATTTTTAGGAAGAGGAGTATCATACTGTGCAACTTGTGATGGTGCTTTCACTAAAAATAGAGTAGTTTCACTAATTGGACAGGGAGATGAACTTGCTGAGGAATCACTTTTCCTTACTAAGTTTGCTAAAACTGTTCAAGTATTTGTTACTGGAGAAACTTTTAACTGCAGTGAAGAACTTTTAACTGCTTTAAAAGGAAATGAGAAAGTAAAGATATATCTAGGTGCAAAACTTTCTGAAATTCAGGGAAGTGAATTTGTAGAAAACCTTGCAATAACATTAGATGGTGAAGATAAAAACTTTGCAAGTGACTTTGTATTCCTATATCTTGGAACTAAAAATAATGCTGAGATGTATGGAGAATTTGCAAAACTTGATGAGTTTGGAAATATCATAACAGATGAAGATTTGAAAATGAACATAGATGGAATGTATGCAGCAGGAGATATAAGATCTCAAAAAGTTAGACAGGTTACTACAGCTGTAGCAGATGGAACACTTGCAGCTATGGAAGTAATCAAAAGAAGCCTTAAGAAATAATAAATAAAGGAAAAGCCCCTTTAGGTTAGTACAATATATTATAGGGAGACTAACTTAAAGGGGCTGATTTTATGAGAAAAGTATTTGTACTGGATACCAATGTGTTGATACACGATCCTAGCTGTATTTATAATTTCAGAGGTAATGATGTAATTTTACCTATATTTGTAGTGGAAGAGATAGATAAGCTAAAGAGAAACCAGAACACTGCTATTCAAGCTAGAATGGTTTCAAGAGTTTTAGATGGAATTAGAGAGAAGGGAAGTCTTGCCAAAGGTGTAGAACTTCCAAATGATATCTTTTTCAAAGTTGAAATCAAAAATGATACATCCTTACTCCCTAAGGCACTTTCAAGGGATGTAATGGACAATAATATAATATCAGTGACACTTGGAATAAAGAAAGAAAATCCTGATAGAAAAGTTATAATTGTAAGTAAAGATATAAATATGAGAATAAAAGCTGACTCACTTGGATTGGAAGTTGAGGACTACAATACAGATAGAGTTGACTACAGTGAGTTATATGATGGATTCTTTGATGTAGAAGTAACAAAAGATGTCTATGAGGACTTTGTAAAAAGTGGAAAGGTAGATTTTAGCCGTCTTGGAAATGTAGGAGTTAGACCTACACCAAACTGTTTCTTTAAGATGAGATATGAAGGACAGATGGTTACAGGAAGATATGTAGAGGGTAAAATTAAGAAATTTATCTTGGGAGATACAGAGGCATGGGGATTAAGAGCAAGAAATGATGAGCAGAGATTTGCAATGGAACTTCTGATGGATGAGAATATAAAAGTTGTAACACTTGTAGGAGGAGCTGGAACTGGTAAGACACTTCTTGCTATAGCAAGTGGACTTGAACTTGTTGTTGAAAGAAAGAGATATAAGAAAATTTTAATTGCAAGACCTATTATACCTATGGGTAAAGATTTAGGATATCTTCCAGGTTCAGAAAAAGAAAAGATGAAACCATGGATGCAACCTATATTTGATAATAT from Fusobacterium sp. DD2 harbors:
- the ruvC gene encoding crossover junction endodeoxyribonuclease RuvC, whose protein sequence is MRVLGIDPGTAIVGFSVLDFERNKVKVMDYGCIFTDKDMQMEDRLCKIYTELTEIIKKYEPTDMAVEELFYFKNNKTVISVGQARGVIVLCGRLNNLNVHNYTPLQVKIGITGYGRAEKKQIQLMVTRILNLEEIPKPDDAADALAVAITHINTARSGAFPRELAGTISKKGLKKEKLTAQEYRKLILNR
- a CDS encoding tRNA (cytidine(34)-2'-O)-methyltransferase is translated as MNIVLYNPEIPYNTGNIGRTCVLTNSTLHLIKPLGFSLDEKQIKRAGLDYWHLVDLKIWESFEEFLEKNPGITLYYATTKTKQKYSDVKFKDSDFIMFGPESRGIPEDILHKNPERCITIPMIPMGRSLNLSNSAAIILYEALRQTNFDFDHSQVVSK
- a CDS encoding MBL fold metallo-hydrolase translates to MNIQIFYLGSLMTNCYLVWDDSKEAYLFDCGGENFDRLETFIKANGLKLKYMVLTHGHGDHIAGLNKIKEKYPDAQVYIGEEDKDFLYRSDLSLIAYITGEDFCYAGDYITVKEGDKIGKFEVIDTPGHTIGSKCFYCPEAKLLISGDTMFRRSFGRYDLPTSSGDDMYHSLNKLCTLPEDTKVYSGHSEQTTIGEEKEFLHMQGIVD
- a CDS encoding FAD-dependent oxidoreductase: MGKDVLYDVVIVGGGPAGLTAAIYAGRSRLKTLVVEKEKMGSLYMAHKIDNYPGFPEGISGAELNELMKKQAARFGAEFVDATLFGFDPYDVEKVVKTDKGNFRCKNIIVATGTGKNFGKKIKGEKEFLGRGVSYCATCDGAFTKNRVVSLIGQGDELAEESLFLTKFAKTVQVFVTGETFNCSEELLTALKGNEKVKIYLGAKLSEIQGSEFVENLAITLDGEDKNFASDFVFLYLGTKNNAEMYGEFAKLDEFGNIITDEDLKMNIDGMYAAGDIRSQKVRQVTTAVADGTLAAMEVIKRSLKK
- a CDS encoding PhoH family protein → MRKVFVLDTNVLIHDPSCIYNFRGNDVILPIFVVEEIDKLKRNQNTAIQARMVSRVLDGIREKGSLAKGVELPNDIFFKVEIKNDTSLLPKALSRDVMDNNIISVTLGIKKENPDRKVIIVSKDINMRIKADSLGLEVEDYNTDRVDYSELYDGFFDVEVTKDVYEDFVKSGKVDFSRLGNVGVRPTPNCFFKMRYEGQMVTGRYVEGKIKKFILGDTEAWGLRARNDEQRFAMELLMDENIKVVTLVGGAGTGKTLLAIASGLELVVERKRYKKILIARPIIPMGKDLGYLPGSEKEKMKPWMQPIFDNIDFLSENKEDRTGEKVVEGLESMGMIKIEPLTYIRGRSIPKGLIIIDEAQNLTPLEIKTIVTRAGQDTKIIFTGDPQQIDNPYLDANTNGLTYMADRLKNEKIVGHITLKKGERSEIAEIAARLL